In one Grus americana isolate bGruAme1 chromosome 1, bGruAme1.mat, whole genome shotgun sequence genomic region, the following are encoded:
- the CHRM2 gene encoding muscarinic acetylcholine receptor M2 isoform X2: MNNSTYINSSTENVMALESPYKTVEVVFIVLVAGSLSLVTIIGNILVMVSIKVNRHLQTVNNYFLFSLACADLIIGIFSMNLYTLYTVIGYWPLGPVVCDLWLALDYVVSNASVMNLLIISFDRYFCVTKPLTYPVKRTTKMAGMMIAAAWVLSFILWAPAILFWQFIVGGRTVPDGDCYIQFFSNAAVTFGTAIAAFYLPVIIMTVLYWQISRASKSRIKKGKKEAAQNQDTASPSLVQGKIVKPNNNNIPTSADGLEHSKIQNGKTTGETVTENCVQGEEKESSNDSTSVSVVASNIKEDEAAKDARQASASQDHLKVENSKLTCIRIVTKSQKGDCCAPTNTTVEIVGTNGEEKQNSVARKIVKMTKQPAKKKPPPSREKKVTRTILAILLAFIITWTPYNVMVLINSFCTSCIPGTVWTIGYWLCYINSTINPACYALCNATFKKTFKHLLMCHYKNIGATR; this comes from the coding sequence atgaatAACTCAACGTACATAAACTCTTCCACTGAAAATGTGATGGCTCTGGAGAGCCCCTATAAAACTGTTGAAGTGGTCTTCATCGTCCTGGTAGCAGGGTCTCTCAGTCTAGTCACCATAATTGGGAACATCCTGGTCATGGTATCAATCAAAGTCAACAGGCACCTACAGACGGTCAACAACTATTTCCTGTTCAGCTTGGCCTGCGCTGACTTGATCATCGGCATTTTTTCTATGAACCTGTATACCCTCTACACTGTGATAGGCTACTGGCCCTTAGGGCCTGTGGTGTGCGACCTCTGGCTGGCTCTTGACTATGTGGTCAGCAACGCCTCTGTAATGAACCTCCTCATTATCAGCTTTGACAGATACTTTTGCGTCACCAAGCCTCTGACATATCCTGTAAAGCGGACCACTAAGATGGCAGGCATGATGATCGCAGCTGCGTGGGTGCTGTCCTTCATCCTGTGGGCCCCTGCAATTCTCTTCTGGCAGTTCATTGTGGGAGGAAGGACTGTCCCAGACGGGGATTGCTACATCCAGTTTTTTTCCAACGCTGCTGTCACTTTTGGCACTGCCATTGCAGCCTTCTATTTGCCTGTTATCATCATGACTGTCCTTTACTGGCAAATCTCTCGAGCCAGTAAGAGTCGaataaagaaagggaaaaaggaagctGCCCAAAACCAAGATACAGCTTCCCCCAGCCTTGTCCAAGGTAAAATAGTGAAACCAAACAATAACAACATCCCAACCAGTGCGGATGGGTTGGAGCACAGCAAAATTCAGAATGGAAAAACCACTGGAGAGACGGTGACAGAGAACTGTGTtcaaggggaggagaaggagagctCCAATGACTCCACCTCTGTCAGCGTGGTTGCTTCCAACATAAAAGAGGATGAAGCTGCCAAAGATGCTAGACAGGCTTCTGCCTCCCAAGACCATCTCAAAGTGGAGAACTCCAAGCTGACATGCATCAGGATAGTCACCAAGTCCCAAAAGGGTGACTGCTGTGCCCCCACCAACACTACTGTGGAGATAGTAGGCACcaatggggaggagaagcagaataGTGTAGCCCGGAAAATCGTCAAGATGACAAAGCAGCCAGCCAAAAAGAAACCACCTCCttctagagagaaaaaagtgacaAGGACTATTTTGGCCATCCTCCTGGCCTTCATCATCACCTGGACCCCCTACAATGTGATGGTGCTCATCAATAGCTTCTGCACATCCTGCATCCCCGGCACTGTATGGACCATAGGTTATTGGCTCTGTTATATCAACAGCACCATCAACCCTGCTTGTTATGCGCTCTGCAATGCTACTTTCAAGAAGACCTTTAAGCACCTTCTTATGTGTCATTACAAGAATATAGGAGCTAcaaggtaa
- the CHRM2 gene encoding muscarinic acetylcholine receptor M2 isoform X1, translating to MNNSTYINSSTENVMALESPYKTVEVVFIVLVAGSLSLVTIIGNILVMVSIKVNRHLQTVNNYFLFSLACADLIIGIFSMNLYTLYTVIGYWPLGPVVCDLWLALDYVVSNASVMNLLIISFDRYFCVTKPLTYPVKRTTKMAGMMIAAAWVLSFILWAPAILFWQFIVGGRTVPDGDCYIQFFSNAAVTFGTAIAAFYLPVIIMTVLYWQISRASKSRIKKGKKEAAQNQDTASPSLVQGKIVKPNNNNIPTSADGLEHSKIQNGKTTGETVTENCVQGEEKESSNDSTSVSVVASNIKEDEAAKDARQASASQDHLKVENSKLTCIRIVTKSQKGDCCAPTNTTVEIVGTNGEEKQNSVARKIVKMTKQPAKKKPPPSREKKVTRTILAILLAFIITWTPYNVMVLINSFCTSCIPGTVWTIGYWLCYINSTINPACYALCNATFKKTFKHLLMCHYKNIGATRFHFPSE from the coding sequence atgaatAACTCAACGTACATAAACTCTTCCACTGAAAATGTGATGGCTCTGGAGAGCCCCTATAAAACTGTTGAAGTGGTCTTCATCGTCCTGGTAGCAGGGTCTCTCAGTCTAGTCACCATAATTGGGAACATCCTGGTCATGGTATCAATCAAAGTCAACAGGCACCTACAGACGGTCAACAACTATTTCCTGTTCAGCTTGGCCTGCGCTGACTTGATCATCGGCATTTTTTCTATGAACCTGTATACCCTCTACACTGTGATAGGCTACTGGCCCTTAGGGCCTGTGGTGTGCGACCTCTGGCTGGCTCTTGACTATGTGGTCAGCAACGCCTCTGTAATGAACCTCCTCATTATCAGCTTTGACAGATACTTTTGCGTCACCAAGCCTCTGACATATCCTGTAAAGCGGACCACTAAGATGGCAGGCATGATGATCGCAGCTGCGTGGGTGCTGTCCTTCATCCTGTGGGCCCCTGCAATTCTCTTCTGGCAGTTCATTGTGGGAGGAAGGACTGTCCCAGACGGGGATTGCTACATCCAGTTTTTTTCCAACGCTGCTGTCACTTTTGGCACTGCCATTGCAGCCTTCTATTTGCCTGTTATCATCATGACTGTCCTTTACTGGCAAATCTCTCGAGCCAGTAAGAGTCGaataaagaaagggaaaaaggaagctGCCCAAAACCAAGATACAGCTTCCCCCAGCCTTGTCCAAGGTAAAATAGTGAAACCAAACAATAACAACATCCCAACCAGTGCGGATGGGTTGGAGCACAGCAAAATTCAGAATGGAAAAACCACTGGAGAGACGGTGACAGAGAACTGTGTtcaaggggaggagaaggagagctCCAATGACTCCACCTCTGTCAGCGTGGTTGCTTCCAACATAAAAGAGGATGAAGCTGCCAAAGATGCTAGACAGGCTTCTGCCTCCCAAGACCATCTCAAAGTGGAGAACTCCAAGCTGACATGCATCAGGATAGTCACCAAGTCCCAAAAGGGTGACTGCTGTGCCCCCACCAACACTACTGTGGAGATAGTAGGCACcaatggggaggagaagcagaataGTGTAGCCCGGAAAATCGTCAAGATGACAAAGCAGCCAGCCAAAAAGAAACCACCTCCttctagagagaaaaaagtgacaAGGACTATTTTGGCCATCCTCCTGGCCTTCATCATCACCTGGACCCCCTACAATGTGATGGTGCTCATCAATAGCTTCTGCACATCCTGCATCCCCGGCACTGTATGGACCATAGGTTATTGGCTCTGTTATATCAACAGCACCATCAACCCTGCTTGTTATGCGCTCTGCAATGCTACTTTCAAGAAGACCTTTAAGCACCTTCTTATGTGTCATTACAAGAATATAGGAGCTAcaag